The Zingiber officinale cultivar Zhangliang chromosome 2A, Zo_v1.1, whole genome shotgun sequence genomic sequence CCTTACCTACTGTCCAAACATCGCTTCATCTTCTGGCTATTGACACATGGTAGGCTGCAGACTACGGATCAGATACCATAGCAGTGTAAGATGCGTCAGCTGTGCAGACATGAGGACGAGTCCAACCCGTATGTTCTTTTCGGTGCCTCGTGAGTAAACTGATTTGGGAGAAGATGGCGGCCTGGCTTGGGATTCGGCATGAGATCAGCACGGCAATGTGACCATTTCGGGTGCTCCCAAGAATGTATCGTGGCAAGGGCTGTCTAACTAAGGCACGATACTTGTAATCACTTCTACAATTTATCTATAAGTTAGGAACCGATGTCGTTTTCAGGGTGAGTAGCTCAATGGAGAATAATTGCAGCGCCAGCTCAGCCACCAAATCACAGCCAATCCGAACATCTCTTTAACCATACAATTCGCAGAAACGGATAAGCCCGGCAAAAACAGCGAGCAACCATGGTCGCCGCCTCCACCGCCGTCCTCCTCTCTCCACCGCCCTCCGTCGCCCTCAAACCCATCCTCCCCACCCTAAACCACACCTCCTTCCCTTCTAAGCCCACTCCTTCCTCTCGCCCCCCAACCACCACAAAGCTcttcgcctcctcctcctcctcctcctcctcgtcgcGGACTGTCTCCCCCAAATCCCCCACCACCTCATCCGGCGGCGAGGCCAGGGAGAAGGAAAAAGTATTCTTCGACGGAGGTGCCCACTACGGGGACCTCGTCGCCAACCTCCTCCTAGGGTTCACCCTCCTCTGGCTCCCCCTCACCCTGGCCGCCGTCTCCCGCGCCTTCTTCCTCCGCTACCGCTTCACCGACCGCCGAGTCACCGTCATCTCCGGTTTCACCGGACAGGACCGCAGCGACTTCCCCTACTCGTCCATCCAGGACGTCCAGATCGTGCCCAGATTCATCGGCGAGTGGGGGGATCTGGTGATCACCCTCAAGGACGGCACCAAGGTGGATCTCCGGAGCGTGCCCAAGTTCCGGGAGATCTCCAAGTACTGCCTCTCCATGGCCGATGGCTCAACGACGTCGGAGGCGAAGGGCGGTGCGCCGCCGAGAGGATTTTGAGCAAAAGGGCACAGCCCTCGGCGTCGATTAGGGTTTCGCTCCTCTCGAAGGTACGTACCATCCAATCCGATCCGATCCGATCCCATTGCAAGTTTTGCATTCCTGTGGATTTGAAACCTGAAATTGTTCCTAACATTGTGATACGAATCTGTCTATAACAAAAAACGTGGATTCGAATGGAACCTccaaaaaacctttcttgtttgTTTATCGTTATCTTCAAATTTTGCATCCTCTCACTGAGGAACATGCAATTTGATCCAGTCGAGATCAGTGGTGACTTCTTGGTGTGTCCACAACCGAATTCTTTTGGTAGGTTGAATGTGAATCAGATAAGCTCCTCTCAGGTCACCTTCTGTCGAGCGGCAGTTGTCGTGCCGGGCAATGCAAGTTCTGCGGTGCACTTGGTGAGCAAATGTCTGTTCTCGTGAAGGTGTTCGATGACGGCAAAATGGCAAGGGAAACAAAAAGGATTGAAAAAGGGGTTAGAAAGGAGGCCAATACGGACTTTGGCGAGACCCCTTCCACACTCAAGGAGAGTTTACgggagaaaataataaaaaagtgaAAATAGTAATAGTAGGTAATGCCCAATGTACCTCTCGATTATGTCACGATTACCTTATATAGGGAGTGAAGAGTGATCATAATTCTCAATGGACATATGTATCTATTTTCTTTACATTGAAGGATGCACCCTTTATTTTCGTGGAACTGAGCTAGTCGTCTTAGGATTAGTTAGACGTAAATTGGATGCATGGTGCCAACTAAAAAAAAAGGAATGCCCTTCTATAATAGCACCATCATAACTATCATGTTGCATTCAAGCTCGGGAGTGATATGATTGGTCAGACTCGAGATCGGTTGTGTGTCAGATTGATTTGAGTTCAACTCAACCGTGGGTCGAGTTCACTTAGCTTGAACTCTGAAGAGTAAGTTTGGTTTGACTTGAGGTTGTTGTGAGTTAGGCGGACATGATTCGAGCTCCGACTTGAGTCGATCGACGAGCTTCATGTTGATCAAATCTTGGATCTGTCACATGGCTCTTGGCATTCCCGCCACATCACATTTGATCCTTCATCTTGATCTCCACTGTATGAATCAACTAGATATGTAAAGAAAGATGTAAAATACTTCGTTGGGTGTCTGACTTCTCTCATGGAAAGGGTCATTATATTACGACAAATATCCCCTGTAATTTATCCTCTTCTAGAGAATGTGGGGTTGCTTTGAAGGGATCACTAAGGTGACGGTTTCAAGTTCACCTTTGCTCCAACTAGATACGCAAAGAAACAGCTCTTTTCCAGCCAATATAGTTCGAATTGCAGCTCATTTTGTAAGCTCCATCATAGTTTGTTTGGCCATTGTTAAACTTGTTTGTGGTATGGAACGTTAATGTTGGAatcattttatataaattatttaggaTCAACCAAGTAATATGTGAAAAGTATATGTAAAATTTTTGCCAATGAGAATTTCCATTTACTAAGGGTTTTGTTCTACTTGAGATGTATCTAtttcttagaaaatattttagcATTTAGTGGCATACGAGGAATCTAAGGAGAGTTTTAGTACAatggtaaaattattattatatgatCTTGTGATCATAAGTTTCAGTCGCAAAAATAACTCTTGTATTGTAGAATAAGACTATGTATAATAGATTCAATTTGATCCGAGCCTTCTCCGACACTTACATTGATGAGAGGTTAATGCATTAGACTATCCTTTTGTGGGATATGAGGAATCTAAGATGCTTAGTTGGTGTTTTTAGGGGTTTTATGATCCCTATCGTGGTTAGGGGTGTATGTGAGTCGAGACAACTTTGATTGTGTTTATAATTGTTTTTTTGTCCTTGCTCGCTCGGGCTAACACATATGGTTTATGCAGGAGTATTGCCATAAGCAAGGGTGTTGTCATAAATAAGTCTAGGGTCGATTTTTAGTTGATGTAGAATGCCTAGTTGCATCACTCCTTTATGCATTCACTACTGTTGTTGAATGAATCGCCTTGATTTATCCTCTTTAAGGAAGAGTGGGGTTATCTTCGTAGGACTGTCAAGGTTACGGTTTCAACTTTTACCATAtataattgttttttatttttgtttttattgagTTTGTTTAGAattgtttattaaaaatcttataGCGTGAGTTAAACTTTAGTCGGTAATATTGTTGTTTTTATAAGAGACCTGCTTTTCCGAGTCCAGATCCTCTGTGCCCGCCTCCCGTGCTCCCTCTGCGCCCGTCGCTACGCGACAAAAAATCCACGCGCTAAGCACGTGCGTTTCTCCGCTCCAGTAATAAAACCCAGCTCCAACGCATACATatcgcttcctgctgatcggtcttgTTGACCGATCAGCATTCCAGCAGGAAGATACTAATGTTTGCTTTATTaactttttttactttttttttctttttttttaaaaaaaaaataaaataataaataaaaacgtTTCTAATACATATAATAATTATACAAGTTCAATATACTTCGATCCATATTAATcctaataaaaaatagtaaatacTAATGTTATATTTTTGTAATATTAGGAATGTTATATTTTTGTAATATTAGGATAATTAGCAGGCATTAACGATCAgtctgctgatcggtctgtggaccgatcagccttctgtggatcggtccacagaccgatccccctatccttCCGTTGCCTCCGTTGTCTGCTgtggatcagtccacagaccgatcagtaacatctcggtggttactgatcggttactgatcggtctgtagaccgattgGTAATTCTcggtggttactgatcggttactgatcggtctggtgaccgatcagataatcaccTGGCTTTGAGTTCACAATATGTTTCTGAACTAAACTTTCAATATGATGGGTGACGTGATGAGGAACTAAAGTGTGAGCCTGTTGAACATATGCCATAATGTTTTGTGGATAGTTTTAACAAAACATAATAGTTCAAGTTAACAGTTTTCTTATGCTCAATATAAGATTCATGGGCATCATTCCACAAAATTTAGGAAACATGGGCCTGTGGTAGAATTGATCGAAGATAGGGGTCAATTCGAATCACTGAAAGTGTTACAccattttcaaaataaatcttATGTCAAACACAGTAATATTTTTGCCATTAAAATCTTGGAAACTGAACAAAGCTGAAGGAGAAAAGCAAGAGCATAGCGTACAACAAATTATGCACCTTTAGTAAGTAGTTTACACAGCACATAATAGATGATACAAAGTCGCGAAGTTCCTCATAGCAAGCAGCCACAGTTCAGCAACCACCACCTGTGACACCGGGGGTTGCCTCTTCAAAGGAATCAAGTTTCTTGGCCGTGCCCTTTTCCAGCAAGTAGTGTCTCTTAGTGTCTCTCGATTTCTGGCATTGCCAACATGATGGCACGCATCCGGATATTCATTTCGTCAACCTTTTCAATCAAAGCATCGTTGGTGAACATGCCACTCAAGACACATGTAATTGTCCTCCAGCTTTCCAGTATTGGCAAGACTATGATTAAGGCGGAGGCAATAGAACCCCAGGCGACGGCAATGATTGCCCAAAATGTGAAGTAACCAAAGCTGAACTTTCCTACACAAGATAGAAATAATATTGAACAGACAATATACTTACATCAAATAGATTTTTAACACGAATGACAAGTACTTTGTGTTCATTGTAAAGGATCGTCAATAATATTAATGAAACTCAAAACACAAAACTGTATGACTTGAATCAAGGAACTAACCATTACTAAACATCACCAAAAGGAATTGTATAATAAGAACTAatattttcaacaaaaaaaatcCAATTGAATTGAGAAATTTGTTTATATATGGAAGGAAACAATCCGAGCAGTTTAGCATATACCTACATAATACATGTAGCATTTCTAACTAAGGCAGTTAATTTGAGGTGTACCAAATTCCTGCTACATAAGCAATCTTGCACTGTAACAAAAGATCGAGAGGTACCTACAGAAGAAGAGGTACCATGTTTTTCCTATTTGTTCAAGAGGTACCATGTTTTTCCTTTCGATGCCCGTGCTGTTCGCCTGTATTCAGAATATGCCCACATGTAAACATCATGTCACCTATAAACTTGATATGTGAATATTGGTAATAAAAAATGAGACTCACCGTGGTGTGGAGCTGATGTACCAGGATACTCAAAGAGTGGATATCCAGAAGGTGGATAACCAACTGGGGGATATCCCCAAGGTGGATAACCAACTGGAGGATATCTGAAAGGTGGATATCCAGATGCGGGATATCCTGACGGTGGATATCCAGTAGGTGGATGTCCTGGAGGAAAAAATCTGGCAGGCGATATCCAACAGGTGGTATCCAGCGAGTGGTATCCTGTAGGTGGATATCTTCGCTGCAAAGAATATAACTATGTGAGAAGTAGAGAGTAGGCAAAGCAATAATAAGCAGATTAGGCAAGACAATAATACTCATGATGTATTGTAATAAACACATAATGTAAATGTCAAActatcataataaaatatgatagcaGGTGGTATTCATCTTACTTGTTCTTCGTTTAATCTGTTGTCCAAAGCTGAGATAGCAGTctgaaattttgaagttgaggAAGTCACCTGATAATAATCACTAACAAAGTTAGCCTGAGATAGTTGCctgaatttattaataaatatttaattttggaaTGTTAAAAAATAAGTAAACCTGAGATAGTTGTGTTGGCAAAAGTGGTGGAAATTCATCTTCTATATTGGGATCTTCTATAccctattaaaaaaataaaattatttaattctaTATGCTTTTTAAATGTAAcatcaaacaaaaaaaatctaatattagTAAGAATGAAACCTGAACAATTGTTGGAGTTTGGTTAGTTTTGCTTGCCCCTTTCTTTTTTCTAGAAATTTGTTCTATGCCTCTTTTCAACCTCTTGCCTGAAACTgttttcttcttaggtttaattCCTTTGACTGTAAGATCGTTTCCTTCGCCAATTTGATACTCTGTTTCATTCAAATTTCTTGTTGTGTCATCTAGAGATTGAACCAACTGACTAGCTTCTTGGCTAAGATTTGATTGATGCACAATTGATTCATTAACTTGTAATTTTTCATCAACCATCTTACATAAGCTCAACATAGCATTTTTAACAACCATGTGGGTGTCATCCCTTTCTGCTACTTTGGTAACCAATTGAACAGATAATCCACACAAATCTCTATATCGCATATTGTGAAGAATTTTTGGATCCAAACTATCTTTGTTCACAATTGTATCATTACCTTCAAAGTATCCACCTTTTGCATTTCTTGTCCATCTTTTCAAAATATACTCATTTGGGATCTTCATAATATTTTTCATAGAAAATATTCGCAAAATATGAGAACATAAAATCCCAGCAAATTCATATTTTCTACAGCTGCATTGAATTTTTTCAGAAGATGAATAGAGTGTGACTATATGATGGTGCTTCATTTTGTGCGAAGTAACTTTGTATGTTGCATGTGGTCCAACAATCTCACAAATTTCTACAATAGAATCATGAGATTTATACCATTCTTTTTCAAAACACTTGAATGCCTCAGGAGTATAAGTATAACTAGCATGTTTTAATATTCAACCGGATACAATAAACATGGAACACTTGAATTGGATCTAAAATATGCTTTTAACTCTTCATATCGACGATCCTGAAGCAATCTTTCGAAGTGAttgaaaaactctaaaaacttatGCTGATAAGTGACATACCTTTTCAAAATGctattcatgctctcacttctttgggttgtagtcatATCCGCACAAAATATTTGTCTTCCATATACTAACGCCCATTTTTCCTTTATGCTAAACAAACGTCTCAACCAATCATTATCTTCAAGTGCATACTTAGTCAACATCAAGTTCCAAGTAGAAAGAAAgtcttcctcttcatcaaaatcatatatacaaGAGGCAAAATCTTTAGCAAACTCTTTGAATTGAGAAAAAACTCCACTGAAATGTATTGCGGCATTTTGATAAATGTGCCAAATGCATAAACGATGATGTGTTTCAGGCCATCTGGAAGCTAAAGCCTTTGCCATTGCAGCATCTTGATCTGTAAGAATAGTTGTTGGTTTTTTCTCAGACATAGCTTTAGTGAAGGTATCAAACAACCATTCAAATGACAAAGTagtttcatcatataataaagctgCACCAAAAATTATGGATTGCTTATGATGATTAACACCCACGAACAATGCAATTGGACGACCTTCATTGTTCTTCCTATAGGTTGTGTCAAAACAAACATCTCCAAAATTGCCATAATCAGCTCTCATCTTAGCATCAGATCAAAAAATGTTTGTgatcaaatcatcttcatcaacttgaatagCATTAAAAAAATTTGGATCATCACATTGCATTTTCTGCAAATATTCTAGAACACCTCCTGTATCCCCCACTCTCATATTTCTTGTTCTTTTAGATCGCAAGTAGTTCTTATAGTCTTCAGGAATAAACCCTAAATTCTCCCTCCCACCTGCTTGTCTCATcataagatcatgagatgctttTGGGGGGATTCCCACCTCACTTGCCATCTCAATTTGTATCGCTGCAGAAGAAGATATGTTCCTATGACATCTGTAGAGATGTGTTTTGTTTGGGCttgaaagataatgattatgctctttaaTGAAGTTCACCACACAAAACTTGTCATTATTTCGACAACTAATCCTCAGTTTAGCATCATAACCAAATCTTGTCTCAGCACGACTTTGCTTCACATAAATATCTCGTTTGTCCTTTCCCCTTTTTCCTTGTGCACTACAACAAAACGTCCTGTCAATTAATCTGCCCGAATTATCATTATGGGTTCTTGTCCTTCGTATGCCAAATCcaacttgtttagcatatttcaaATAAAAGTCATACGCTTCCTCTTCTGTTTGAAATTTCATACCAATTTTTGGCACCAATTCATCTGTGCTTAATGGGGGAAAATCTCTGTATCATCTTCATTgcctttaaaattaatcaattaatgcaAACAAATCAATTAACAATGCACATAGATAATCAAATTATGTAAAAAACGAAGTATATAAAGTTCAATATAACGCACTATGAATCTTATTACCTTCATCAGCCCTTTCTTCTATATTAACTTCATAATCACCACAACCTTGGTTTGCTTCAGAATACTCTTCAATTGACTCATCAAAATTCAACCTACGACAACTCGTAGATTCGCCCTCCATGACTTAACAAGAACACCTTTCAGAGGATACTTCTGATCTGTTCTACAATCAGTATTAAGTAA encodes the following:
- the LOC122042270 gene encoding uncharacterized protein LOC122042270, with the protein product MVAASTAVLLSPPPSVALKPILPTLNHTSFPSKPTPSSRPPTTTKLFASSSSSSSSSRTVSPKSPTTSSGGEAREKEKVFFDGGAHYGDLVANLLLGFTLLWLPLTLAAVSRAFFLRYRFTDRRVTVISGFTGQDRSDFPYSSIQDVQIVPRFIGEWGDLVITLKDGTKVDLRSVPKFREISKYCLSMADGSTTSEAKGGAPPRGF